In Nocardioides sp. JQ2195, a genomic segment contains:
- the ilvC gene encoding ketol-acid reductoisomerase: protein MAEMYYDDDADLSLIQGKNVAVIGYGSQGHAHALNLRDSGVDVRVGLQPGSKSRAKAEEEGLRVLTPAEAVEEADVVVILAPDQHQRKLYAEEIEPHLAEGDTLVFGHGFNIRFGYIKAPEGVDVIMVAPKAPGHTVRREYVAGRGIPDIIAVEQDASGQAWELAKSYAKGIGGTRAGVIKTTFTEETETDLFGEQAVLCGGMSHLVQAGFETLTEAGYQPEIAYFEVLHELKLIVDLMWEGGIAKQRWSISDTAEYGDYVSGPRVIDAGVKERMQGVLADIQSGAFAERFIADQDNGAKEFNELRDKEAGHPIEATGKTLRSQFAWKQADDDYTEGSAAR from the coding sequence GTGGCTGAGATGTACTACGACGACGACGCCGACCTGTCCCTGATCCAGGGCAAGAATGTCGCGGTCATCGGCTACGGCAGCCAGGGTCACGCCCACGCGCTCAACCTGCGTGACTCGGGTGTCGACGTGCGCGTCGGCCTGCAGCCCGGCTCGAAGAGCCGCGCGAAGGCCGAGGAGGAGGGCCTGCGCGTCCTGACCCCCGCGGAGGCCGTCGAGGAGGCCGACGTGGTCGTGATCCTCGCGCCCGACCAGCACCAGCGCAAGCTGTACGCCGAGGAGATCGAGCCCCACCTCGCCGAGGGCGACACCCTGGTGTTCGGCCACGGCTTCAACATCCGCTTCGGCTACATCAAGGCGCCCGAGGGCGTCGACGTGATCATGGTGGCCCCGAAGGCGCCCGGTCACACCGTGCGTCGCGAGTACGTCGCCGGTCGCGGCATCCCCGACATCATCGCGGTCGAGCAGGACGCGTCCGGCCAGGCCTGGGAGCTCGCCAAGTCCTACGCGAAGGGCATCGGTGGCACCCGCGCCGGAGTCATCAAGACCACCTTCACCGAGGAGACCGAGACCGACCTGTTCGGTGAGCAGGCCGTGCTCTGCGGCGGCATGTCGCACTTGGTGCAGGCCGGCTTCGAGACCCTGACCGAGGCGGGCTACCAGCCGGAGATCGCCTACTTCGAGGTGCTCCACGAGCTCAAGCTCATCGTCGACCTCATGTGGGAGGGCGGCATCGCCAAGCAGCGGTGGTCGATCTCCGACACCGCTGAGTACGGCGACTACGTCTCGGGCCCGCGCGTCATCGACGCCGGCGTCAAGGAGCGCATGCAGGGTGTCCTCGCCGACATCCAGAGCGGTGCCTTCGCGGAGCGCTTCATCGCCGACCAGGACAACGGCGCCAAGGAGTTCAACGAGCTGCGCGACAAGGAGGCCGGCCACCCGATCGAGGCCACCGGCAAGACCCTGCGCTCGCAGTTCGCCTGGAAGCAGGCGGACGACGACTACACCGAGGGTTCCGCTGCTCGCTGA
- a CDS encoding acetolactate synthase large subunit, translating to MAEQDSGSGSGTQVTGAQSLVKSLESAGVEDIFGIPGGAILPAYDPLFDSKIRHILVRHEQGAGHAAQGYAAATGKVGVCMATSGPGATNLVTPIADAHMDSLPMVAVTGQVGASMIGTDAFQEADIRGITMPITKHNFLITDPAEIPQRIAEAFHIASTGRPGPVLVDVAKSALQAMTTFEWPTELHLPGYRPVTRPHSKQIREASKLILEARRPVLYVGGGVIRSGAAKELRVLAEATGMPVVTTLMARGAFPDSHPQHLGMPGMHGTVAAVAGLQKSDLIISLGARFDDRVTGNLDSFAPGAQVIHADIDPAEIGKNRHADVPIVGDAREVIADLVIALNAEAEQGNRGDYEAWVAFLAGIKKQYPVAYEAPADGSLAPQYVLERLGKIAGPEAIYCSGVGQHQMWSAHFVGYENPNTWINSGGLGTMGFSVPAAMGAKVGKPDSTVWSIDGDGCFQMTNQELATCAINNIPIKVAVINNESLGMVRQWQTLFYNERYSNTDLHSKRIPDFVKLADAYGCVGLACDSPGDVDATIEQAMSINDQPVVVDFRVHRDAMVWPMVAAGTSNDEIKYARDLAPKFDEDDL from the coding sequence ATGGCTGAGCAGGACAGTGGATCGGGCTCCGGAACCCAGGTCACGGGTGCGCAGAGCCTGGTCAAGTCGCTGGAGAGCGCCGGTGTCGAGGACATCTTCGGCATCCCCGGAGGCGCCATCCTCCCGGCGTACGACCCGCTCTTCGACTCCAAGATCCGCCACATCCTCGTGCGTCACGAGCAGGGGGCCGGCCACGCCGCCCAGGGGTACGCCGCGGCCACCGGCAAGGTGGGCGTGTGCATGGCGACCTCGGGCCCCGGGGCGACCAACCTGGTGACCCCGATCGCCGATGCGCACATGGACTCGCTGCCGATGGTGGCGGTCACCGGCCAGGTCGGCGCCTCGATGATCGGCACGGACGCGTTCCAGGAGGCCGACATCCGCGGCATCACGATGCCGATCACCAAGCACAACTTCCTGATCACCGATCCCGCTGAGATCCCGCAGCGGATCGCCGAGGCGTTCCACATCGCCTCGACCGGCCGGCCCGGCCCGGTGCTGGTCGACGTCGCCAAGTCAGCGCTGCAGGCAATGACCACCTTCGAGTGGCCGACCGAGCTGCACCTTCCCGGCTACCGGCCGGTGACGCGACCCCACAGCAAGCAGATCCGTGAGGCCTCCAAGCTGATCCTCGAGGCGCGGCGACCCGTGCTCTACGTCGGAGGCGGTGTGATCCGCTCCGGTGCCGCCAAGGAGCTGCGCGTGCTGGCCGAGGCCACCGGGATGCCGGTCGTGACCACGCTGATGGCCCGCGGTGCCTTCCCCGACAGCCACCCGCAGCACCTCGGCATGCCCGGCATGCACGGCACCGTGGCGGCAGTGGCCGGCCTGCAGAAGAGCGACCTGATCATCAGCCTCGGTGCGCGCTTCGACGACCGTGTGACCGGAAACCTCGACTCGTTCGCACCCGGTGCCCAGGTCATCCACGCCGACATCGACCCGGCCGAGATCGGGAAGAACCGCCATGCCGACGTCCCGATCGTGGGCGACGCCCGCGAGGTGATCGCTGACCTGGTCATCGCGCTCAATGCCGAGGCCGAGCAGGGCAACCGCGGTGACTACGAGGCGTGGGTCGCCTTCCTGGCCGGCATCAAGAAGCAGTACCCGGTGGCCTACGAGGCCCCGGCCGACGGCAGCCTGGCTCCGCAGTACGTCCTCGAGCGCCTGGGCAAGATCGCCGGGCCCGAGGCGATCTACTGCTCGGGGGTCGGACAGCACCAGATGTGGTCGGCACACTTCGTCGGCTACGAGAACCCCAACACCTGGATCAACTCCGGTGGCCTGGGCACGATGGGCTTCTCGGTGCCGGCAGCCATGGGCGCCAAGGTGGGCAAGCCGGACAGCACGGTGTGGTCGATCGACGGTGACGGGTGCTTCCAGATGACCAACCAGGAGCTTGCCACCTGCGCGATCAACAACATCCCGATCAAGGTGGCAGTGATCAACAACGAGTCGCTCGGGATGGTGCGGCAGTGGCAGACGTTGTTCTACAACGAGCGCTACTCCAACACCGACCTGCACAGCAAGCGCATCCCTGACTTCGTGAAGCTGGCCGATGCTTACGGCTGTGTCGGCCTGGCGTGCGACTCGCCCGGTGACGTCGACGCGACGATCGAGCAGGCGATGTCGATCAACGACCAGCCCGTCGTCGTCGACTTCCGGGTGCACCGTGACGCCATGGTGTGGCCGATGGTTGCCGCCGGCACCAGCAACGACGAGATCAAGTACGCCCGCGACCTCGCCCCCAAGTTCGACGAGGACGACCTGTGA
- a CDS encoding 4a-hydroxytetrahydrobiopterin dehydratase: MGETLSDQQVHDAGLSGWALRDDALHLHCATGDFATGLALVNEVGAAAEDANHHPDIDLRYGEVTIRLSSHDVGGVSERDVALARRISELAAGAGVKTTAG; the protein is encoded by the coding sequence ATGGGCGAGACACTGAGCGACCAGCAGGTGCACGACGCGGGACTGTCCGGCTGGGCGCTGCGTGACGACGCACTCCACCTGCACTGCGCGACGGGCGACTTCGCCACCGGCCTGGCCCTGGTCAACGAGGTCGGCGCTGCGGCCGAGGACGCCAACCACCACCCCGACATCGACCTGCGCTACGGCGAGGTGACGATCCGGCTCTCGAGTCACGACGTCGGGGGAGTCAGCGAACGCGACGTGGCTCTGGCTCGGCGGATCAGCGAGCTCGCTGCCGGGGCCGGCGTGAAGACGACGGCCGGGTGA
- the efeU gene encoding iron uptake transporter permease EfeU: protein MLSNYLIGLREGLEAALVVSILVAYLVKSGRTELLPRIWAGVGIAVLVSLGFGAALTYGPRGLTFEAQEFIGGTLSIVAVGFVTWMVFWMARAARGLGGELRGQIDVAAEGGRWGLVVVAMFAVGREGLETALFIWAATQAGTRDEVGTVTPTWEPLLGAALGILTAVVLGYLIYRGAISINLGTFFTWTGGFLIVVAAGVLAYGVHDLQEARFLPGLHDLLFDISDSIDPAGWLGTLIKGVFNISMATTKLEGVVWLLYLVPTMTLFLRGARRRSAPTKDVDRASVA, encoded by the coding sequence GTGCTGTCCAACTACCTGATCGGCCTGCGTGAGGGCCTCGAAGCCGCGCTGGTCGTGAGCATCCTGGTTGCCTACCTCGTGAAGTCAGGCCGCACCGAGCTGCTGCCCCGCATCTGGGCCGGTGTCGGCATCGCCGTTCTGGTCTCGCTGGGCTTCGGCGCGGCACTGACCTACGGCCCTCGCGGACTGACCTTCGAGGCCCAGGAGTTCATCGGCGGCACGCTCTCGATCGTCGCGGTCGGCTTCGTGACCTGGATGGTGTTCTGGATGGCGCGTGCGGCCAGGGGCCTGGGTGGCGAGCTGCGCGGACAGATCGACGTGGCCGCCGAGGGCGGTCGTTGGGGCCTGGTGGTCGTGGCCATGTTCGCGGTCGGCCGCGAGGGCCTGGAGACGGCGCTGTTCATCTGGGCAGCAACCCAGGCAGGCACGCGGGATGAGGTCGGCACCGTCACGCCGACCTGGGAACCCCTCCTGGGCGCGGCCCTGGGCATCCTCACCGCTGTCGTCCTCGGCTACCTGATCTATCGGGGCGCCATCTCGATCAACCTGGGCACGTTCTTCACCTGGACGGGTGGATTCCTGATCGTGGTCGCCGCCGGCGTCCTGGCCTACGGCGTGCACGACCTCCAGGAGGCGCGCTTCCTGCCGGGGCTGCACGACCTGCTCTTCGACATCAGCGACAGCATCGACCCCGCCGGGTGGCTGGGCACGCTGATCAAGGGCGTCTTCAACATCTCGATGGCCACCACCAAGCTCGAGGGCGTGGTGTGGCTGCTCTACCTCGTGCCGACGATGACGCTCTTCCTGCGGGGTGCCCGCCGTCGCTCGGCTCCCACCAAGGACGTCGACCGCGCGTCGGTCGCCTGA
- the efeB gene encoding iron uptake transporter deferrochelatase/peroxidase subunit: MKQPALSRRALLTGSAAAVGVVGGLAAAQAAGSADTPVASGPAAYAFHGDHQAGIVTPAQDRLHFAAFDVITDSREALIALLVEWTEAAERMTAGGSAGPIGPTEGDADLPPDDTGEAIGLPASRLTLTFGFGPTLFRTAEGEDRFGIADRQPTVLQPLPHFPADALDPERSGGDLCIQACADDPQVAVHAIRNLARIGFGTVAVRWSQLGFGRTSSTSTSQETPRNLFGFKDGTANLKAEESDALAEHLWVARGDDPRADWLAGGSYLAARRINMRIETWDRQSLQDQQDIIGRTKQTGAPLSGGEEFSEPDFTMPGRGGPIIPVDAHVRLVHPSTNGGSRILRRGYNFVDGSDDLGGLDAGLFFIAYVRDPQEQFVPMQTRMARSDAMMEYLKFTGSALFAVPPGTSPGEYVGQSLFA, translated from the coding sequence ATGAAGCAGCCGGCCCTCTCCCGTCGCGCGCTCCTGACCGGGAGCGCGGCAGCCGTGGGCGTGGTCGGGGGACTCGCTGCGGCCCAGGCTGCGGGCTCCGCTGACACGCCGGTGGCGTCCGGCCCCGCGGCGTACGCGTTCCACGGTGACCACCAGGCCGGCATCGTCACCCCGGCCCAGGACCGCCTGCACTTCGCCGCCTTCGACGTGATCACCGACTCCCGCGAAGCACTGATCGCGCTGCTGGTGGAGTGGACCGAGGCCGCCGAGCGGATGACCGCTGGCGGCTCGGCGGGACCGATCGGTCCCACCGAGGGCGACGCCGACCTGCCGCCCGACGACACGGGTGAGGCGATCGGCCTGCCCGCCTCGCGCCTGACGCTCACCTTCGGCTTCGGACCGACACTCTTCCGCACGGCCGAGGGCGAGGACCGGTTCGGCATCGCCGACCGGCAGCCGACGGTGCTCCAGCCGCTGCCACACTTCCCGGCGGACGCGCTCGACCCGGAGCGGTCGGGAGGGGACCTGTGCATCCAGGCGTGCGCCGACGACCCCCAGGTAGCCGTGCACGCGATCCGCAACCTGGCCCGCATCGGGTTCGGCACGGTCGCCGTGCGCTGGTCGCAGCTCGGTTTCGGGCGCACGTCGAGCACCTCGACCTCGCAGGAGACACCGCGCAACCTCTTCGGCTTCAAGGACGGCACCGCCAACCTGAAGGCCGAGGAGTCCGATGCACTGGCCGAGCACCTGTGGGTGGCGCGCGGCGACGACCCGAGGGCTGACTGGTTGGCGGGAGGCTCCTACTTGGCGGCGCGCCGCATCAACATGCGCATCGAGACCTGGGACCGACAGTCCCTGCAGGACCAGCAGGACATCATCGGTCGCACCAAGCAGACAGGGGCGCCCCTCTCGGGTGGTGAGGAGTTCAGTGAGCCCGACTTCACCATGCCGGGGCGTGGCGGGCCGATCATCCCGGTCGATGCCCATGTGCGCCTGGTCCATCCGAGCACGAACGGCGGCTCGCGGATCCTGCGCCGGGGCTACAACTTCGTGGACGGAAGTGATGACCTGGGTGGCCTCGACGCCGGGCTGTTCTTCATCGCCTACGTCCGGGACCCGCAGGAGCAGTTCGTCCCGATGCAGACGCGGATGGCCAGGTCCGACGCGATGATGGAATACCTGAAGTTCACCGGGTCCGCGCTGTTCGCCGTGCCGCCCGGCACCAGCCCGGGGGAGTACGTCGGCCAGTCGCTGTTCGCCTGA
- the efeO gene encoding iron uptake system protein EfeO yields MPNRKLAVLVPILVAAPLLASCTENAKSDDSDPRSITVVSSDDGCDVSKVEAPAGTLTFDVTNSGQKVTEFYLLAEDGLRIIGEVENIGANLNSRLTVAVPEGDYVTACKPGMKGDGIRADFSVTSSDEEVEVSEDEQAMIDRANANYLAYVQDQSDQLLTKTTEFVNLYKTGKDDEARALYADARVHWERIEPVAESFGNLDPLMDLREADVAEGDDWTGWHRIEKDLWPEEAKGYKALTPKQRMFFADDLLKNTKKLDQQVDGDLSFTVDGIANGATGLLEEVASGKVTGEEEIWSHTDLWDFQANVDGARVAFEGVKALLETKDPELAETLTARFADLQELLDAQKTDDGFTYYDELTPAEVKQLSNAVNALAEPLSRLTGALLDRA; encoded by the coding sequence ATGCCGAACCGCAAGCTGGCCGTGCTGGTCCCGATCCTCGTGGCAGCACCGCTGCTCGCCTCCTGCACCGAGAACGCGAAGTCCGACGACTCCGACCCCCGTTCCATCACGGTCGTCTCGAGTGATGACGGATGCGACGTCTCCAAGGTGGAGGCCCCGGCCGGCACGCTGACCTTCGACGTCACCAACTCCGGGCAGAAGGTCACCGAGTTCTACCTGCTGGCCGAGGACGGGCTGCGCATCATCGGTGAGGTCGAGAACATCGGCGCCAACCTCAACAGTCGCCTGACCGTTGCCGTCCCGGAGGGCGACTACGTCACTGCCTGCAAGCCCGGCATGAAGGGCGACGGCATCCGCGCCGACTTCTCCGTCACCAGCTCCGACGAGGAGGTCGAGGTCTCCGAGGACGAGCAGGCCATGATCGACCGGGCCAACGCCAACTACCTGGCCTACGTGCAGGACCAGAGCGACCAGCTGCTCACCAAGACCACCGAGTTCGTCAACCTCTACAAGACCGGCAAGGACGACGAGGCCAGGGCGCTGTACGCCGACGCGCGGGTCCACTGGGAGCGCATCGAGCCGGTCGCCGAGTCGTTCGGCAACCTCGACCCCCTGATGGACCTGCGTGAGGCCGACGTCGCCGAGGGCGACGACTGGACAGGGTGGCACCGCATCGAGAAGGACCTGTGGCCCGAGGAGGCCAAGGGCTACAAGGCGCTCACCCCGAAGCAGCGCATGTTCTTCGCCGACGACCTGCTGAAGAACACCAAGAAGCTCGACCAGCAGGTCGACGGCGACCTGAGCTTCACCGTCGACGGCATCGCCAACGGCGCCACGGGACTGCTCGAGGAAGTGGCGAGCGGCAAGGTCACCGGTGAGGAGGAGATCTGGTCGCACACCGACCTGTGGGACTTCCAGGCCAACGTCGACGGCGCCCGCGTTGCCTTCGAGGGCGTCAAGGCGCTGCTCGAGACCAAGGATCCCGAGCTCGCCGAGACCCTGACCGCCCGCTTCGCCGACCTGCAGGAGCTGCTGGACGCGCAGAAGACCGATGACGGCTTCACCTACTACGACGAGCTCACCCCGGCGGAGGTGAAGCAGCTCTCCAACGCGGTGAACGCGCTGGCCGAGCCGCTCTCCAGGCTGACGGGTGCCCTGCTGGACCGCGCATGA
- a CDS encoding GNAT family protein, translated as MTSRTNEHGQPIGPAVDDWVPCPFPDVTPMTGQWCRIEPIITEHADELYEELCGPGNDDLWTYLPREMPVDRAELAEHVEERSLATDSVTVVVRDAGGVAAGMASYLRIDQGNGSVEIGWIALGRRLQRTTAATEAQFLLARHVFSLGYRRYEWKCDALNEPSRRAAQRLGFTYEGRFRQAVVHKGRNRDTDWFSIVDSEWPALAAAYDAWLAPDNQVEGRQVRSLEEIRAGG; from the coding sequence GTGACCTCCCGGACCAACGAGCACGGCCAGCCGATCGGCCCTGCGGTCGACGACTGGGTGCCCTGCCCGTTCCCCGACGTGACGCCGATGACGGGGCAGTGGTGCCGGATCGAGCCGATCATCACCGAGCACGCGGACGAGCTCTACGAGGAGCTGTGCGGGCCGGGCAACGACGACCTGTGGACCTATCTGCCACGCGAGATGCCGGTCGATCGTGCCGAGCTCGCCGAGCACGTCGAGGAGCGCTCCTTGGCCACCGACTCGGTGACCGTGGTCGTCCGGGACGCCGGCGGGGTGGCGGCGGGGATGGCCAGCTACCTGCGCATCGACCAGGGCAACGGCTCGGTCGAGATCGGCTGGATCGCGCTGGGCCGACGGCTGCAGCGCACCACGGCCGCGACCGAGGCCCAGTTCCTGCTGGCTCGCCACGTCTTCTCGCTCGGCTATCGCCGCTACGAGTGGAAGTGCGACGCGCTCAACGAGCCGTCGCGTCGGGCGGCCCAGCGCCTGGGTTTCACCTACGAGGGCCGGTTCCGGCAGGCAGTGGTCCACAAGGGCCGCAACCGCGACACCGACTGGTTCTCCATCGTCGACTCGGAGTGGCCGGCGCTCGCGGCGGCGTACGACGCGTGGTTGGCGCCGGACAACCAGGTCGAGGGCAGGCAGGTCCGATCGTTGGAGGAGATCCGCGCCGGCGGATGA
- the ilvN gene encoding acetolactate synthase small subunit, with translation MTKHTLSVLVENKPGVLARIAGLFSRRGYNIDSLAVGPTESPDVSRMTIVVSVDESPLEQVTKQLNKLVEVIKIVELDDASSVSRELLLVKVRADADSRGHVLDAVQLFKAKVVDVAPDALTIQVTGNADKLADFLRVLEPFGVRELVQSGVVAIGRGARSISERGQRPVAVPAPPAAV, from the coding sequence ATGACCAAGCACACCCTGTCCGTCCTGGTGGAGAACAAGCCGGGCGTCCTGGCCCGCATCGCCGGGCTCTTCAGCCGTCGCGGCTACAACATCGACAGCCTGGCCGTGGGTCCGACCGAGAGCCCGGATGTCTCGCGAATGACGATCGTGGTCTCGGTCGACGAGAGCCCCCTGGAGCAGGTGACCAAGCAGCTCAACAAGCTGGTCGAGGTGATCAAGATCGTCGAGCTCGACGACGCGTCCTCGGTCAGCCGGGAGCTCCTGCTCGTCAAGGTCCGCGCCGATGCCGACTCCCGGGGCCACGTGCTGGACGCGGTCCAGCTGTTCAAGGCCAAGGTGGTCGACGTGGCACCTGATGCGTTGACCATCCAGGTCACCGGCAATGCCGACAAGCTCGCCGACTTCCTCAGGGTCCTCGAGCCCTTCGGGGTCCGTGAGCTGGTCCAGTCCGGCGTGGTGGCGATCGGTCGGGGGGCCCGCTCGATCTCCGAGCGCGGCCAGCGCCCGGTCGCCGTACCGGCTCCGCCTGCGGCGGTCTGA
- a CDS encoding ABC transporter permease subunit encodes MTTLTEVAPAAEATGTTTHAPIPMSRIVRVELIKMFDTRSGFWLIASIGIAAVLATGATIMFAPDSELTYEAFATAIGFPIALILPIVGLLSISSEWSQRSGLTTFTLIPHRSRVIHAKLICSVGVGVASMLVAMAIGALGNIVGTAIAGVDTTWNVSVKELSLIVLANILGMLIGSMLGLLIRNSAGAIVGYFVFNALLPTLFMTLGNLQEWFRDIWPWVDFAYAQGALFEGSPTGEDWAHLAVTGTIWLLIPLLVGLALVRRSEVK; translated from the coding sequence ATGACCACGTTGACAGAGGTCGCCCCCGCCGCCGAGGCCACCGGGACGACGACCCACGCCCCGATCCCGATGAGTCGCATCGTCCGGGTCGAGCTGATCAAGATGTTCGACACCCGCTCCGGGTTCTGGCTGATCGCCAGCATCGGGATCGCAGCCGTCCTGGCCACCGGGGCCACCATCATGTTCGCCCCGGACTCGGAGCTGACCTACGAGGCGTTCGCGACCGCCATCGGCTTCCCGATCGCACTGATCCTGCCGATCGTGGGACTGCTCTCCATCTCCAGCGAGTGGAGTCAGCGGTCCGGGCTGACCACCTTCACCCTCATCCCGCACCGCAGCCGGGTGATCCACGCCAAGTTGATCTGCTCGGTCGGCGTCGGCGTGGCGTCGATGCTGGTGGCCATGGCCATCGGCGCCCTCGGCAACATCGTGGGTACGGCGATCGCGGGCGTCGACACGACGTGGAACGTGAGCGTCAAGGAGCTCTCGCTGATCGTGCTGGCCAACATCCTCGGGATGCTGATCGGCTCCATGCTCGGCCTGCTGATCCGCAACTCTGCCGGCGCCATCGTGGGCTACTTCGTCTTCAACGCCCTGTTGCCCACGCTGTTCATGACCTTGGGCAACCTCCAGGAGTGGTTCCGCGACATCTGGCCGTGGGTCGACTTCGCCTACGCCCAGGGAGCACTGTTCGAGGGTTCCCCCACGGGCGAGGACTGGGCGCACCTGGCCGTCACCGGAACCATCTGGCTGCTCATCCCGTTGCTCGTCGGCCTGGCCCTGGTCCGCCGCTCAGAGGTCAAGTGA
- a CDS encoding S66 peptidase family protein, translating to MSIRFPRPLARGDLIGITSPSAGVEDRMQGRLQVALDSLRGRGYDVRVGQCMSADQHVSAPKQERADELMEMLLDPAIRAVVPPWGGELAVDLLDLLDWEVLASAEPTWLVGYSDMSTVMVPLTLRSGWATLHGANLMDSPYDPPEGLLHWTDVAAATADVVQNSPGRFRTPGRRDDYVDDPGVRELDLDAEGGWSVLGGGDLEVSGRLIGGCTETLGAISGTPYADVAAFGREHADEGIIVYVEACDFGAFDVARILHGFRLAGWFEHANAILVGRPLAPDSDGFTQQDAAADALGDLGVPVVLDVDCGHVAPFLPLVNGASARITLRDGRGEVTQHLG from the coding sequence ATGTCGATCCGCTTCCCACGTCCACTCGCCCGCGGAGATCTGATCGGCATCACCTCGCCCTCCGCCGGGGTCGAGGACCGGATGCAGGGCCGTCTCCAGGTAGCGCTCGACTCGCTGCGCGGGCGCGGCTACGACGTACGCGTGGGTCAGTGCATGAGTGCCGACCAGCATGTCTCCGCGCCGAAGCAGGAACGCGCCGACGAGCTCATGGAGATGTTGCTCGACCCCGCGATCCGCGCGGTGGTGCCGCCGTGGGGAGGGGAGCTCGCGGTCGACCTGCTCGACCTCCTCGACTGGGAAGTGCTCGCTTCTGCCGAGCCGACCTGGTTGGTGGGCTACTCCGACATGAGCACGGTCATGGTGCCGCTGACCCTGCGCTCCGGGTGGGCCACCTTGCACGGGGCCAACCTGATGGACTCGCCCTACGATCCGCCCGAGGGCCTGCTGCACTGGACCGACGTCGCGGCCGCGACCGCTGACGTCGTGCAGAACAGTCCCGGGCGCTTCCGGACTCCCGGTCGACGTGACGACTACGTCGACGACCCGGGAGTGAGGGAGCTCGACCTCGACGCCGAGGGTGGGTGGAGCGTGCTCGGCGGGGGAGACCTCGAGGTGAGCGGTCGGCTGATCGGAGGCTGCACCGAGACGCTCGGTGCGATCTCCGGGACGCCGTACGCCGACGTGGCGGCCTTCGGCCGCGAGCACGCCGACGAAGGGATCATCGTCTACGTGGAGGCGTGCGACTTCGGTGCGTTCGACGTGGCCCGCATCCTGCACGGCTTCCGGCTGGCCGGCTGGTTCGAGCACGCCAACGCGATCCTGGTCGGCCGCCCGCTGGCCCCGGACTCAGACGGGTTCACCCAGCAGGACGCCGCAGCCGATGCGCTGGGCGACCTCGGTGTCCCGGTGGTGCTCGACGTCGACTGCGGACACGTGGCGCCGTTCCTGCCGCTGGTCAACGGGGCCAGCGCCCGGATCACTCTGCGGGACGGTCGCGGCGAGGTCACCCAGCACCTCGGTTGA
- a CDS encoding ATP-binding cassette domain-containing protein, with the protein MITVDHLTKTYRGFTAVDDVSFIAQPGRVTGFLGPNGAGKSTTMRVMVGLTESSSGSATILGRPFADLPNPGREVGVLLDASAQHAGRTGREILAIAQRTMGLPKARVDEMLQLVSLTERESERRVKNYSLGMRQRLGIATALIGDPEVLILDEPANGLDPAGIRWMRDLLRGYANRGGTVLLSSHLLHEIEVIADDLVMIGNGRIVAEGTKAELLHAAGTVVRSTATADLSQALRNAGLVVTSGDDGALRTEAPAEQVGRIALNSGIALTELRSSDNAGLEEMFLELTAETQREGAAA; encoded by the coding sequence ATGATCACAGTCGACCACCTCACGAAGACCTACCGCGGCTTCACCGCCGTGGACGACGTCTCGTTCATCGCCCAGCCGGGCCGGGTCACCGGGTTCCTCGGACCCAACGGCGCCGGAAAGTCCACCACCATGCGGGTCATGGTCGGTCTCACCGAGTCCTCCTCGGGCTCCGCCACGATCCTCGGTCGTCCGTTCGCCGACCTGCCCAACCCGGGCCGCGAGGTCGGCGTGCTCCTCGACGCCTCGGCCCAGCACGCCGGCCGCACCGGACGCGAGATCCTCGCCATCGCGCAGCGCACCATGGGACTCCCCAAGGCCCGGGTGGACGAGATGCTGCAGCTGGTCAGCCTCACCGAGCGTGAGTCGGAGCGTCGGGTGAAGAACTACTCGCTCGGCATGCGCCAACGCCTGGGCATCGCCACCGCACTGATCGGTGACCCGGAGGTGCTGATCCTGGACGAGCCGGCCAACGGTCTCGACCCGGCCGGCATCCGCTGGATGCGCGACCTGCTCCGCGGCTACGCCAACCGTGGGGGCACGGTGCTGCTGTCCAGCCATCTCCTGCACGAGATCGAGGTGATCGCCGACGACCTGGTGATGATCGGCAACGGCCGGATCGTCGCCGAGGGCACCAAGGCCGAGCTCCTGCACGCCGCCGGAACCGTGGTCCGCTCCACCGCGACGGCCGACCTCTCGCAGGCACTGCGCAACGCAGGGCTGGTCGTCACCTCCGGTGACGACGGCGCGCTCCGCACGGAGGCGCCGGCCGAGCAGGTCGGCCGGATCGCCCTGAACTCCGGGATCGCACTCACCGAGCTGCGATCCTCCGACAACGCGGGCCTCGAGGAGATGTTCCTCGAGCTCACTGCCGAGACCCAACGAGAAGGTGCAGCAGCATGA